In one window of Zingiber officinale cultivar Zhangliang chromosome 11A, Zo_v1.1, whole genome shotgun sequence DNA:
- the LOC122031855 gene encoding E3 ubiquitin-protein ligase AIRP2-like, which yields MVLVPVRKSFKDSLKVLEADIQHANSIASDFPREYDGACLQMRMSYTPTAHLFLFLVQWTDCSFAGALGLLRILIYKVYVDGKTTMSIQERKASIKEFYGVIFPSLMQLPKGITDMEDKRQKTICMERYRRREEDDGKQQISEIEAEREEECAICMESNSKVVLPNCCHAMCMRCYHQWNARSQSCPFCRDSLKKVNPSDLWILTDKREVVDMATVIKENLRRLFIYVEKLPLVMPNSVMNIYDPHVK from the exons ATGGTCCTCGTCCCCGTTCGTAAATCCTTCAAGGACTCGCTCAAGGTGCTCGAAGCTGACATCCAGCATGCCAACTCAAT AGCTTCAGATTTCCCAAGAGAATATGATGGTGCTTGTCTTCAGATGCGAATGTCATACACTCCAACTGCACATTTGTTCCTTTTCCTAGTACAATGGACAGACTGTAGCTTTGCAGGGGCTCTTGGTCTTTTGAGAATTCTCATTTATAAG GTTTATGTTGATGGAAAGACAACAATGTCTATTCAGGAAAGGAAAGCGAGTATCAAGGAGTTCTATG GTGTGATTTTCCCTTCTTTAATGCAACTACCCAAGGGGATAACTGACATGGAAGATAAAAGGCAAAAAACCATTTGTATGGAAAGATATAGGAGaagggaagaagatgatggaaagcAGCAAATATCAGAAATAGAAGCTGAGAGAGAGGAAGAATGTGCTATTTGCATGGAGTCCAACAGCAAGGTTGTTTTGCCAAATTGTTGCCATGCTATGTGCATGAGGTGCTACCATCAATG GAATGCAAGATCACAGTCATGCCCCTTCTGCCGCGATAGTCTGAAGAAGGTAAACCCAAGTGACCTATGGATTCTCACTGACAAACGAGAAGTTGTGGACATGGCAACAGTGATAAAAGAGAATTTGAGGCGTTTGTTCATATATGTAGAGAAGTTACCACTAGTTATGCCAAATTCAGTCATGAATATCTATGATCCGCATGTGAAATGA